The Arcanobacterium pinnipediorum genome includes a region encoding these proteins:
- a CDS encoding YihY/virulence factor BrkB family protein: MEDVTVAPKPTLMERITGLIEWVFQLRPVRAFSRYSWARGYLLAGGIAYSALFAIGGALTLALTVFSYTLGGNDELRQTLFETVNSSLPGILKTEESPSGLLDPHALIIENPINVASIISIVVLLWSAASLMTALRIAILGMFGITYLSRPFVKAKLMDLSGFLMIGIGALATVTLVTISTQFSETILQWLNIPGAVGSFFIEVGTILIALVVDTVIFMFLFSVMSGAHPPLKDLVKGSLLAGIASSVLRFLGTTVVSSVSDNPLLAPFAAIATLLIWVNLLAQVTLVAAAFVANPPAPGEPTKSQLEHADEYPNYVTETVRETLDWNYDPMTGVVAPHPENDQEAELVPPWSGPRAAWKQKRIARAEDNLQRAQERVDAARKDYAQSAWEAYMNKTVPTTSATRAQADPKIIGEKVARQLQDERTRENDK; this comes from the coding sequence CTTATTGAATGGGTGTTCCAACTCCGGCCAGTGCGCGCATTTAGCCGCTATAGTTGGGCGCGTGGTTACCTACTTGCCGGTGGAATAGCCTATTCGGCTCTTTTCGCTATCGGTGGTGCGCTCACACTTGCTCTAACCGTGTTCTCCTATACGCTAGGCGGCAATGATGAACTGCGCCAAACATTGTTTGAAACAGTTAACTCCTCACTGCCAGGGATTTTGAAAACCGAAGAATCCCCGTCGGGACTTTTGGATCCTCATGCGTTGATTATTGAAAACCCGATTAATGTCGCGTCGATTATTTCGATAGTGGTGTTGTTGTGGTCGGCTGCATCATTGATGACGGCGTTGCGCATCGCTATTTTGGGGATGTTTGGTATCACTTATCTTTCACGCCCATTCGTTAAAGCTAAATTGATGGATCTTTCCGGGTTTTTAATGATTGGTATCGGGGCGTTAGCAACCGTCACGTTGGTAACTATCTCAACGCAGTTTTCAGAAACAATTTTGCAATGGTTGAATATTCCGGGCGCAGTGGGCTCCTTCTTCATTGAAGTAGGCACCATCTTGATTGCCTTGGTAGTTGACACCGTTATTTTCATGTTTTTGTTCAGTGTTATGTCTGGTGCGCATCCGCCATTGAAGGATTTAGTAAAAGGATCTCTCCTAGCAGGTATTGCATCGTCGGTTTTGCGTTTCTTAGGTACGACGGTGGTCTCATCAGTTTCTGACAATCCGTTATTGGCGCCGTTTGCCGCTATTGCTACATTGTTGATCTGGGTGAATTTGCTTGCCCAAGTAACTTTGGTAGCGGCAGCGTTTGTGGCCAATCCACCGGCTCCTGGCGAGCCGACGAAGTCTCAGCTCGAGCATGCTGATGAGTACCCAAATTATGTTACTGAAACTGTTCGCGAAACTCTTGACTGGAATTACGATCCGATGACTGGTGTTGTTGCACCGCATCCAGAAAACGATCAGGAAGCAGAATTGGTTCCGCCGTGGTCTGGCCCTCGGGCGGCGTGGAAGCAGAAGCGTATCGCGCGAGCAGAAGATAATCTTCAACGAGCGCAAGAACGAGTCGATGCGGCGCGCAAAGATTATGCGCAGTCGGCGTGGGAGGCGTATATGAACAAAACTGTCCCCACAACTTCTGCGACGCGAGCTCAGGCTGATCCGAAAATAATTGGGGAGAAGGTGGCTCGCCAGCTGCAAGATGAGCGAACTCGGGAAAACGACAAATAG